A single window of Polaribacter sp. SA4-10 DNA harbors:
- a CDS encoding DUF59 domain-containing protein yields the protein MTEIELEEIGDKIVNVLKTIYDPEIPVDIYELGLIYDVFVSEENTAKILMTLTSPNCPVAESLPLDIEEKVKSLKEINSCEVEITFDPTWSQEMMSEEAKLELGML from the coding sequence ATGACAGAAATCGAATTAGAAGAAATAGGAGATAAAATTGTAAATGTGTTAAAAACTATTTACGATCCAGAAATCCCAGTAGATATTTACGAGTTAGGTTTAATTTATGATGTTTTTGTTTCGGAAGAAAACACTGCAAAAATATTAATGACACTTACATCTCCGAATTGCCCAGTTGCAGAAAGTTTACCTCTAGATATTGAAGAAAAAGTAAAATCTTTAAAAGAAATTAATAGCTGTGAAGTAGAAATCACTTTCGACCCTACTTGGTCGCAAGAAATGATGAGTGAAGAAGCTAAGTTAGAGTTAGGTATGCTTTAA
- a CDS encoding DUF2480 family protein, which translates to MAEEIVNRITNSKLKTFDLEEIYPEGERVLFDIKDWLFEEIILKEKDFRDSVKNHDWSQYKNTFVAINCSVDAIIPSWAFMLVAAELIPFANKVVIGNLELLETVLYQELIGFLDFKDFENSPVIIKGCAEKPIPNSAFAFLIEKIQPIAKSIMFGEACSTVPLYKAKK; encoded by the coding sequence ATGGCAGAAGAAATTGTAAACAGAATTACAAATAGCAAATTAAAAACTTTTGATCTTGAAGAAATTTACCCTGAAGGAGAAAGAGTTTTATTTGACATCAAAGATTGGCTTTTTGAAGAAATTATCCTAAAAGAAAAAGATTTTAGAGATTCTGTAAAAAACCACGATTGGTCTCAATACAAAAACACTTTTGTAGCTATTAATTGCTCTGTAGATGCAATTATTCCTTCTTGGGCTTTTATGTTAGTTGCTGCCGAGTTAATTCCGTTTGCAAATAAAGTTGTTATTGGAAACTTAGAGTTATTAGAAACTGTTTTGTATCAAGAATTAATAGGTTTTTTAGATTTTAAAGACTTTGAAAATTCACCAGTAATAATAAAAGGTTGTGCAGAAAAGCCAATTCCAAATTCTGCTTTTGCTTTTTTAATTGAAAAAATACAGCCAATTGCCAAATCTATTATGTTTGGTGAAGCATGCTCTACCGTACCCTTATATAAGGCAAAAAAATAA